The Microbacterium limosum sequence ATCGCCACGGTCCACGCGGCGCTCGATGCCGGGATCACGACGTTCGACACGGCCGACACGTACGCCAACACCGGCGCGGAGGTCGTGCTGGGCGAGGCGCTCAAGGGGCAGCGACGCGAGTCGCTGGAGATCTTCACGAAGGTCTACTTCCCGACCGGCCCGATGGGCCCGAACGACACCGGCCTCTCGCGCAAGCACATCATGGACTCGGTGAACGGGTCGCTCACCCGCCTCGGCACCGACTACATCGACCTTTACCAGGCGCACCGCTTCGACTACGAGACGCCGCTGGAGGAGACCTTCCAGGCCTTCGCCGACCTCGTGCGTCAGGGCAAGGTGCTCTACATCGGCGTCTCGGAGTGGACGGCCGAGCAGCTTCGCGAGGGTCACGCCCTGGCGAAGGACCTCGGCATCCAGCTGATCTCGAACCAGCCGCAGTACTCGATGCTCTGGCGTGCGATCGAGGGCAAGGTCGTTCCCGCGTCGGAGGAGCTCGGGATCTCGCAGATCGTCTGGTCGCCGATGGCGCAGGGCGTGCTCTCGGGCAAGTACCTGCCCGGTCAGCCGCTACCCGCCGGATCGCGCGCGACCGACGAGAAGAGCGGCGCCGATTTCATCAAGCGCCTGCTGCGCGACGAGGTGCTGACCGCGGTGCAGAAGCTGAAGCCGATCGCGCAGGAGGCGGGCCTCACGATGCCGCAGCTGGCGATCGCGTGGGTGCTGCAGAACCCGAACGTCGCGGCGGCCCTCGTCGGCGCGTCGCGGCCCGAGCAGCTGGCCGACACGGTGAAGGCGTCGGGCGTGACGCTCGATGCCGACACCCTCGCCGCGATCGACACCGCGCTCGCGGGCGTCGTGGAGGACGACCCCGAGGCGACGTACGAGACCTCCCCGAAGGCCCGTCTGGTCTGACACGAGACGGCTTCCCGCCCCCCACGCGCCCCCGCTCGCCATCCGTCCCGGACGGCGAGCGGGGGCGCGTGGCGTGTGTGACGCCGGCGCCGGCGCGCCCGCCTGACAGAATCGGCGCATGCCGCACTGGGTCATCGTCTCGCTCGCCGCGACCGCCTTCGCCGTCGTCTCGGCCTGGGCCGTGCGCCTGCTGCTGGATGTCGCGGTCGGGTGGCTGCGCGCACTCCTCGTCTCGCTCGTGGTCTTCCTCGTCGCCTGGCCCGTCGCGGAATGGTCGCTCACCGAGGCGGACGTCGTCTCGGACGGACGCGTCGTCGTCGACGACGGCATCGCGATCGCCTTCCTCGCCCTGACGGTCGGCTGGATCTTCGTCGTCGTCGTGGTCGTCATGCTCACGCTGGAGTTCCTCTCGCCCTCGCGGCGCATGCCGAACCCGCTGCGGGTCATCCGCGACGCGATCCGCCGTCGCGACCGGGCCAGGCGCTACGCGCAGATCCTGGCGATCGGGTCGCGGCACGGGCTCGGCTTCTACGAGAGCCGGCGCCGCGGCGGCGAGGACGAGCTGCCCCGCGCGCTCGTCTCGGCGATGAACGACGCCGGCGTCACGTTCGTCAAGCTGGGGCAGGTGCTCTCCTCCCGCGAGGACGTGCTCCCGCCCCGCCTCATCGAGGCGTTCTCGACTCTCCAGATGGACTCCACCCCGATCCCCTGGGACGAGGCGCGCGCCGCCATCCAGGCACAGCTGCACCGCCCGATCGAGGAGGTGTTCGAGCGGATCGACCCGGTGCCGCTGGCCGCGGCATCCGTCGCCCAGGTGCACACCGCTCGGCTCGCCGGCGGCGAAGAGGTCGTGGTCAAGATCCAGCGGCCCCGGGCGCGGGCGCAGGTCACGACCGACCTCGACATCCTCGAGCGCCTCGCCGCCGAGGCCGAGCGTCGCACCGACTGGGCGAAGGACTACGGCGCCCTGGCCCTCGCGAGCGAGTTCTCCCGGGCGCTGCGCGAGGAGCTCGACTACCGCATCGAGGCGGCCAACACCGACATGCTGCGGGCGGCGATCGCCGCGTCCGGCACGCACCTCCTCCGGGTCCCGACCGTGTACGGCGACTACTCGACGCCGCAGCTGCTGGTGCAGGAGCGGGTGGTCGGCACGCCGTTCAGCCGCCTCGGCGACGCGGCGCTCGCGCCCGAGGACGCGGCTCGCATCGCCGACGCGCTCCTGGACGCGATCGTCGACCAGATCGCCGTGCGCGGCGTCTTCCACGCCGACCTCCACCCCGGCAACCTCATCCTCGGCGAGGACGGCACGGTCACCCTGATCGACTTCGGCGCCGTCGGCGTGCTCGAGGCGAGCATGCGCCGGCTGCTGCTGCCGATGCTCATCGCGATGGCGAACGAGGACGACGTCGCGGTGACCGACGTGGCCCTGCTGATGTGCGGTCCGCCCGCAGACGGCGGGGACGTGGCCGCGCTGCAGCGCGACATCGGCGTCATCCTCACCCGCCTGCGCAGCGCCCGCGCCGACGAGAACGTCTTCCGGCTGCTGCTGGACGTGCTCCGGCGCAATCGGATGGCGCTGCCGCCGTCGTTGCTGCTGGTGTTCCGCACGCTCGCGTCCCTCGAGGGGACGCTGCGCAAGCTCGTCCCGGGCTACGACATGGTCTCGCGGGCCCTGGAGGTCGCCCCGCGCGTCGCGCTGTCGCTCCTCTCGCCGCGCAGCGCCGCGCTCACGGCCCAGACCTGGTCGGCCCTCATGCTCGAGCAGGCGAGGCGGATGCCGCGTCGCGTCGAGTCGGTCACCCGGTCGATCGAGGACGGCACGTTCTCGGTGCGCCTGCGCGCGTTCGAGGGAGGCGAGGAGCGCGCATGGGTCGATTCGATCGTGGGGCGGGTGTCGTCCACGATCGTGGGCGTGACGCTCGTGATCTCCGGCATCCTGCTCACGGTCGACGACGGCGGACCCCGCCTCACGGGCGACGTGCCCGCGTTCGGGTTCCTGGGCAGCGTCATGGGCCTCGGTGGGTTGCTGCTGCTGCTGCGGGCGCTGCGCGGGGCGCTGCGTCGGCGCTGACGCGGTCAGCCGCCCGCGGCGAGCTCGCGCCGGCGGTCCGGGCGGACAACATTCCGGAAGGATGCGCCCGGTTCCCGTGCTCGGCGGCCCACGGCCGCCCCCGGCATGCGTCTCGCCGGAATGTTGTCCGCGAAGCTGGCCGGATCGGTGCGGTGTCAGCCGCCCGCGGCGAGCTCGCGCCGGCGCATGAGGGCGAGGGATGCCGCAGCCCCCGCGGCGGCGGCGGGCAGCATCCACCACAGGCCGTTGGGGTCGACGTCGTCGTGCCCCGGGACGGGCGTCGCGGCGAACGGAGAGATCGCGACGACCTCGGTCGGCAGCCCGAAGATCGTCCCGAACAGGGCGAGCGCCGCGGCCGCGACGACGATCCCCCAGCCGACGAGGATCGTCGCGCGGGGCAGGATGACGAACACCAGCGCGGCGGCGACGACGAAGACGCTCGCCGCCACCGCCTGCCCCGTCCCCGTGACGAGGGCGTCGGAGGCCAGGCTCGAAGAGCCCCCCGTGATCGCGAGCGCGAGGCATGCGCCGCCGACCGCGGCCGCGCAGACGAGGAGGATGCCTGCACCCGCGACGGAGCGGAAGGCGCGGAGCCAGGCGGCCCGCGCCACGGGGGTCGCGAGGGTCGCCTCCGCGGTGCCGTGCACCTCCTCCTGTCGTGCGCGCACGATCGTCTGCACGCCGAAGCACGCCGCGAGAACCCCGACATGACGAAGAAGGTGACGAGCACCCCCTGGTCGATCGACCCCTCGGCGGCGAGTCGCTCGAGGATCGCGGCGATCTGCGGTTGTCGGCGCCCACCTGCGCCACGAGGCTGCCGAGTGTCGCGGACAGCGCGCCCACCACCGCCGCGCCGACCGCCCAGGCGAGGATGGAGCCCGCGCTCAGCCGCCAGACGAGCCCCGGCATCGACGACAGCACGCGACCCGCATGGGCGCGACCCGCGCGCTCGGCCAGTGCGCCCTCGCCGACGTCGCGCCGCGCCTGCACGAGCGCCGCGGCACCGACGAGGCCCTTCTTGCGGGGGTCGAGTGCGAACTCGTCGATCAGGCGGGTCCTCTCCGCCGCGTAGGCGGGGTCGTTGCGGGGCACGCCGCGCAGCCGCGCGAGGAGGTCGATCGCCTCGCCCCCGCTGAGGTTCGGCCAGAGGCTCACGTCGCCCGGCACGTACGCGATCCGGCGGTGCAGCGAGACCGCCGCGCGCCACGGGTCGGCTCCGAAGACGGATGCCGTGCCGCCGGATGCCCGTGCGAGGCCGAGGAGGATGCGGATCGTCGTCGACTTGCCCGCGCCGTTGGGCCCGAGGAAGCCGTGGATGTCGCCGGCGGAGACGTCGAGGTCGAGCCCGTCGAGGGCCCGCGTGCGCCCGTAGCGCTTCTCCAGCCTGCGGGTGAGGATGACAGGTGGCATGGACGGCACGCTACGCCCGCCGCCCGGCGCAGGGAAGAGCGCTGCTCCTGTATGCGCAATGCGGATTCGAGGCGGGCTCGCCGGACCTGTGGTTGACTTATGTATACATAGACCGATTCGGAGAGGGATGCCGTGCGTCAGAGCGAGCGTGCGTACGCGACCCTGCTCGAGGAGATCCAGAGCGGCGCCCTCCCCGCCGGGGCGGTGCTCGGCGAGGTGGAGCAGTCCGCGCGGCTCGGGGTGAGCCGCACGCCGCTGCGCACGGCCCTGGGGCGGCTCGTCGCCGACGGGCTGGTGGTGCAGCAGTCGCCGCGCGTGACGGTCGTCGCCGACATCGACGCCGCCGACATCCGCGCCCTGTTCGAGCTGCGCCGCGCCCTCGAGGAGAGCGCCGCCCGGATCGCCGCGGTGCGCGGGGACGCGGCGGCGTTCGCCGCCCTCGAGCGGGAGTTCGCCGATGCCGGCCGAGCGCTGCACGGAGATCCCGGGCGGGATGCGTACTACGGCGTGATCGCGCGTTTCGACGCGGCCGTGGACGCCGCCGTCGGCAACGACTACATGACCCAGGCGCTGCGCACCGTGCGGACCCATCTCGTGCGGGTGCGACGGCTCGCCCGGGACAAACCCGACCGGCTCGCGGCATCCGTCGGCGAGCATCGGCTCATCGCCCGCGCGCTCGCCGACCGCGACGCCGACCTGGCGGCCCACGCCACGCACGTGCACCTGCACAACGCGCTCGACAGCATCCTCGATTCGCTTCCGGAAGGCACCCCATGACGATCACCCACCACCTCCGCGTGCACCGCAGCGACGAGAACCTCGCGCGGGAAGGACAGCTGGCGTGGCGCATCGCCGAGGTCGCGACCGACCCGGTCGATGTCGACGCCGACGTCGTCGACATGATCATCAACCGCGTCATCGACAACGCGGCGGTCGCGGCGGCCTCGCTCACGCGCGCACCGGTGTCCGCCGCCAGGTCGCAGGCACTGGATCACCCCGTCTCGATCGGGGGGCGCGGGGCGAGCGTGTTCGGAGTCGATCCCGGCCGGCGCACCTCGCCCGAGTGGGCGGCGTGGGCGAACGGGGTCGCCGTGCGCGAGCTCGACTACCACGACACCTTCCTCGCCGCCGACTACTCGCACCCTGGCGACAACATCCCCCCGATCCTCGCGGTCGCGCAGCATGTCGGCGCCGACGGCCGGGCGCTCGTGCGGGCGCTTGCCACCGGCTACGAGATCCAGATCGACCTGGTGCGCGCCATCTGCCTGCACAAGCACAAGATCGACCACGTCGCACACCTCGGCCCGTCCGCCGCGGCCGGGATCGGAACCCTGCTGGGCCTTCCGGCCGAGACGGTCTACCAGGCCGTCGGGCAGGCCCTGCACACCACCACCGCGACGCGGCAGTCGCGCAAGGGCGAGATCTCGTCGTGGAAGGCGCACGCGCCCGCCTTCGCGGGCAAGATGGCGGTCGAGGCCGTCGATCGGGCGATGCGCGGCGAGACGTCGCCCTCGCCCATCTACGAGGGCGAGGACGGCGTGATCGCCTGGATGCTGGACGGACCCGGCGCCGCCTACGAGGTGCCCCTGCCGGGGCCCGGCGAGACCAAGCGCGCGATCCTCGACTCCTACACGAAGGAGCACTCCGCCGAGTATCAGGCGCAGGCGTGGATCGATCTGGCCCGGAGGCTGCACGCCTCGGCGCCCGCGGCGATCGACCCCGAGAACGTCGCGTCGATCGTGCTGCACACCTCGCACCACACCCACTACGTGATCGGCTCGGGCGCGAACGACCCGCAGAAGTACGACCCGGCGGCATCCCGCGAGACGCTCGACCACTCGATCCCGTACATCTTCGCCGTCGCGCTGCAGGACGGCGGGTGGCATCACGTCGACTCCTACACCCCCGAGCGGGCGGGCCGCCCCGACACCGTCGCGCTCTGGCACAAGATCACGACGGCGGAGGACGGGGAATGGACCCGCCGCTACCACTCGAGCGACCCCGCGGAGAAGGCGTTCGGCGGACGGGTGGTCATCACCCTGACCGACGGCTCGGTCATCGAGGACGAGATCGCGGTGGCGGACGCCCACCCGCTCGGCGCCCGTCCGTTCGCGAGGCCCGACTACATCGCCAAGTTCCGCCTCCTCGCGGAGCCCGTGCTGGAGCCGCGGGAGATCGAGCGATTCCTCGCCCTCGCGGAGCGGCTTCCGGAGCTGTCGGCGGAGGAGCTCGCCCGCCTGACGATCACGGCCAGACCCGGGGTCCTGGCGGGGGCGCCGGCGCCGAAGGGGCTGTTCTGATGCTGTACGCGCAGACCCCGGCATCCGAGAAGCGACGCCTCTTCCGGGAGCGCCTCGCATCGGGCGAGCTCCTTCGCCTGCCCGGCGCGTTCAATCCGCTCTCCGCGCGGCTGATCGAGCGGAAGGGATTCGAGGGGGTCTACGTCTCGGGCGCCGTGCTGTCGGCCGATCTCGGGTTGCCCGACATCGGTCTCACGACGCTGACGGAGGTCGCCGCGCGCGGCCAGCAGATCGCCGCGATGACCGAGCTGCCCGCCCTCATCGACGCCGACACGGGGTTCGGCGAGCCGATGAACGTCGCGCGCACCGTGCAGGCGATCGAGGACGCGGGCCTCGCCGGCCTCCACATCGAGGACCAGGTCAACCCCAAGCGCTGCGGCCACCTTGACGGGAAGGCGGTCGTCGACGAGGCGACGGCACTGAAGCGGGTGCGCGCGGCCGTCGAGGCCCGGCGCGACCCGAACTTGCTCGTCATGGCGCGCACGGACGTCCGCTCCGTCGACGGCCTCGACGCCGCGATCGACCGCGCCCGCGCGCTCGTGGATGCCGGGGCCGACGCGATCTTCCCCGAGGCGATGCGCTCGCTCGAGGAGTTCGCCGCGATGCGCGCCGCGATCGACGTGCCGATGCTGGCGAACATGACCGAGTTCGGCAAGAGCGAGCTCTTCGGCGTCGAGCAGCTTCGGGATGTCGGGGTGAACATCGTCATCTGGCCGGTATCGCTGCTGCGACTGGCGATGGGAGCGGCCGAGCGGGGCCTCGACGAGCTGTTGGCCGAGGGCCGTCTCTCGGGCAGGCTGGGGGAGATGCAGCACCGCGCCGACCTGTACGACCTCATCGACTACGCCGGCTACGGCCGGTTCGATCAGAACGTCTTCGACTTCGACATCCCCGGGCGCTGAGCTTCCGAGGGACCGATTGCCCAGCGAGGGAGCAGGCATGACCGACACGACAGAGATCAGAAAGGGCCTCGCGGGGGTCGTCGTCGACACGACGGCGATCAGTAAGGTCAATCCCGAGACGAACAGCCTGCTCTACCGCGGGTACCCCGTGCAGCAGCTCGCGGCGACGCAGCCGTTCGAGGCGGTCGCGTACCTGCTGTGGCACGGCGAGCTTCCCTCGCCCGAGCAGCTGCGGGCCTTCCGCGCCGAGGAGCGG is a genomic window containing:
- a CDS encoding aldo/keto reductase family protein, giving the protein MVNYRYLGNSGFKVSEITYGNWVTHASQVENEAAIATVHAALDAGITTFDTADTYANTGAEVVLGEALKGQRRESLEIFTKVYFPTGPMGPNDTGLSRKHIMDSVNGSLTRLGTDYIDLYQAHRFDYETPLEETFQAFADLVRQGKVLYIGVSEWTAEQLREGHALAKDLGIQLISNQPQYSMLWRAIEGKVVPASEELGISQIVWSPMAQGVLSGKYLPGQPLPAGSRATDEKSGADFIKRLLRDEVLTAVQKLKPIAQEAGLTMPQLAIAWVLQNPNVAAALVGASRPEQLADTVKASGVTLDADTLAAIDTALAGVVEDDPEATYETSPKARLV
- a CDS encoding ABC1 kinase family protein, with the translated sequence MPHWVIVSLAATAFAVVSAWAVRLLLDVAVGWLRALLVSLVVFLVAWPVAEWSLTEADVVSDGRVVVDDGIAIAFLALTVGWIFVVVVVVMLTLEFLSPSRRMPNPLRVIRDAIRRRDRARRYAQILAIGSRHGLGFYESRRRGGEDELPRALVSAMNDAGVTFVKLGQVLSSREDVLPPRLIEAFSTLQMDSTPIPWDEARAAIQAQLHRPIEEVFERIDPVPLAAASVAQVHTARLAGGEEVVVKIQRPRARAQVTTDLDILERLAAEAERRTDWAKDYGALALASEFSRALREELDYRIEAANTDMLRAAIAASGTHLLRVPTVYGDYSTPQLLVQERVVGTPFSRLGDAALAPEDAARIADALLDAIVDQIAVRGVFHADLHPGNLILGEDGTVTLIDFGAVGVLEASMRRLLLPMLIAMANEDDVAVTDVALLMCGPPADGGDVAALQRDIGVILTRLRSARADENVFRLLLDVLRRNRMALPPSLLLVFRTLASLEGTLRKLVPGYDMVSRALEVAPRVALSLLSPRSAALTAQTWSALMLEQARRMPRRVESVTRSIEDGTFSVRLRAFEGGEERAWVDSIVGRVSSTIVGVTLVISGILLTVDDGGPRLTGDVPAFGFLGSVMGLGGLLLLLRALRGALRRR
- a CDS encoding GntR family transcriptional regulator translates to MRQSERAYATLLEEIQSGALPAGAVLGEVEQSARLGVSRTPLRTALGRLVADGLVVQQSPRVTVVADIDAADIRALFELRRALEESAARIAAVRGDAAAFAALEREFADAGRALHGDPGRDAYYGVIARFDAAVDAAVGNDYMTQALRTVRTHLVRVRRLARDKPDRLAASVGEHRLIARALADRDADLAAHATHVHLHNALDSILDSLPEGTP
- a CDS encoding MmgE/PrpD family protein, with amino-acid sequence MTITHHLRVHRSDENLAREGQLAWRIAEVATDPVDVDADVVDMIINRVIDNAAVAAASLTRAPVSAARSQALDHPVSIGGRGASVFGVDPGRRTSPEWAAWANGVAVRELDYHDTFLAADYSHPGDNIPPILAVAQHVGADGRALVRALATGYEIQIDLVRAICLHKHKIDHVAHLGPSAAAGIGTLLGLPAETVYQAVGQALHTTTATRQSRKGEISSWKAHAPAFAGKMAVEAVDRAMRGETSPSPIYEGEDGVIAWMLDGPGAAYEVPLPGPGETKRAILDSYTKEHSAEYQAQAWIDLARRLHASAPAAIDPENVASIVLHTSHHTHYVIGSGANDPQKYDPAASRETLDHSIPYIFAVALQDGGWHHVDSYTPERAGRPDTVALWHKITTAEDGEWTRRYHSSDPAEKAFGGRVVITLTDGSVIEDEIAVADAHPLGARPFARPDYIAKFRLLAEPVLEPREIERFLALAERLPELSAEELARLTITARPGVLAGAPAPKGLF
- the prpB gene encoding methylisocitrate lyase, with the translated sequence MLYAQTPASEKRRLFRERLASGELLRLPGAFNPLSARLIERKGFEGVYVSGAVLSADLGLPDIGLTTLTEVAARGQQIAAMTELPALIDADTGFGEPMNVARTVQAIEDAGLAGLHIEDQVNPKRCGHLDGKAVVDEATALKRVRAAVEARRDPNLLVMARTDVRSVDGLDAAIDRARALVDAGADAIFPEAMRSLEEFAAMRAAIDVPMLANMTEFGKSELFGVEQLRDVGVNIVIWPVSLLRLAMGAAERGLDELLAEGRLSGRLGEMQHRADLYDLIDYAGYGRFDQNVFDFDIPGR